One part of the Hydrogenobacter sp. T-2 genome encodes these proteins:
- a CDS encoding DEAD/DEAH box helicase, translating into MNFDFSQLSIPLRKALKDLGFEKPTPIQKEAIPLALKGYDIMGQAATGTGKTAAFGIPIIEGSEKEEGTTALIMTPTRELAIQVKEQLYQLSKYKGLKVFSFYGGTPVQKDLELLWKITPNIIVGTPGRIKDLSMRGLFNFESLKYFVLDEADRMLDMGFIEDIEWIITQLPKERQTFLFSATIPREVEELAKKHLKKDYKFVKVITEELKPKIEERLIKLSSSGQKMSELEKILREHVLEKVIVFVKTKKDAKDITQELKRKGFNVVSLHGDMTQRQRENALRLFRDGKVKIVVATDVASRGLDIKGVSLVINYHIPEDPEVYIHRIGRTGRIGTYGKAYSLITPEDSKALWRIKKLKESYVQA; encoded by the coding sequence ATGAACTTTGATTTCTCACAGCTTAGTATTCCCTTGCGTAAGGCACTCAAGGACTTGGGTTTTGAAAAACCCACTCCAATTCAGAAGGAAGCCATACCCTTAGCCCTTAAGGGCTACGACATAATGGGTCAGGCTGCAACAGGAACAGGAAAAACCGCCGCCTTTGGTATACCTATCATTGAAGGAAGCGAAAAGGAAGAAGGGACAACCGCCCTTATAATGACACCTACAAGAGAGCTTGCTATTCAGGTAAAAGAGCAGTTATACCAGCTTTCAAAGTATAAAGGGCTAAAGGTCTTTAGCTTCTACGGTGGGACACCAGTCCAGAAGGACCTTGAGCTTCTATGGAAGATAACACCAAACATCATAGTAGGGACGCCAGGGAGGATAAAGGACCTTAGCATGAGGGGTCTTTTTAACTTTGAGAGCCTAAAATACTTCGTCTTAGATGAGGCGGATAGAATGCTTGATATGGGCTTTATAGAAGACATTGAGTGGATAATAACTCAGCTTCCAAAGGAAAGACAGACCTTTCTCTTTTCTGCTACCATACCAAGAGAGGTAGAAGAGCTTGCCAAGAAACACCTAAAAAAGGACTACAAGTTTGTTAAGGTTATAACAGAAGAACTAAAGCCAAAGATAGAGGAAAGGCTCATAAAGCTGAGTTCCTCTGGACAAAAGATGTCTGAGCTTGAGAAGATACTGAGGGAACATGTCCTTGAAAAGGTTATAGTCTTTGTAAAGACAAAAAAGGATGCAAAGGATATAACGCAAGAGCTGAAAAGAAAGGGCTTTAATGTGGTCTCCCTTCATGGAGATATGACACAAAGGCAGAGAGAAAACGCTCTAAGGCTTTTCAGAGATGGCAAGGTTAAGATAGTAGTGGCTACAGATGTAGCCTCAAGAGGGCTTGACATAAAGGGTGTGAGCCTTGTGATAAACTACCATATCCCAGAAGACCCAGAGGTATACATACACCGCATAGGTAGGACTGGAAGGATAGGCACTTATGGAAAAGCCTACAGCCTTATCACACCTGAAGATAGCAAAGCCCTTTGGAGGATAAAGAAGTTGAAAGAGAGCTACGTTCAAGCATAG
- a CDS encoding KdsC family phosphatase: protein MELRDRALKIKLLLLDVDGVLTDGRLYYTSRGEEIKVFNVRDGLGIKLAQRAGIRIGVISGRNSEALINRLKELKVDEVHLGYNQKLPVLEDIINRLSLSLEEIAFLGDDYVDLPILRRVGFPMAVLDAPEEIKKHALYITKSRGGHGAVRDAIEFILKLRGQWEEVISQYYA, encoded by the coding sequence ATGGAATTAAGGGATAGAGCTTTAAAGATAAAACTGCTTTTACTTGACGTGGACGGTGTTCTCACAGACGGAAGGCTCTACTACACCTCAAGGGGTGAGGAGATAAAGGTCTTCAATGTTAGGGACGGACTTGGCATAAAGCTGGCTCAAAGGGCTGGCATAAGGATAGGTGTAATATCTGGAAGAAACAGCGAGGCACTTATAAACAGGCTAAAGGAACTAAAAGTGGATGAGGTGCATTTAGGCTATAACCAGAAACTCCCAGTGCTTGAGGATATAATAAATAGGCTTTCTCTTAGCTTGGAAGAGATTGCCTTTCTTGGTGATGACTATGTGGACCTTCCAATTCTGAGAAGGGTGGGCTTTCCTATGGCGGTTTTGGATGCACCAGAAGAGATAAAAAAACATGCTCTGTATATAACGAAATCAAGGGGTGGGCATGGAGCAGTAAGGGATGCCATAGAGTTTATCTTAAAGCTAAGAGGACAGTGGGAAGAGGTAATAAGCCAATACTATGCTTAG
- the lptC gene encoding LPS export ABC transporter periplasmic protein LptC produces MLRSLVFSLLIIFLAFTVRMYIDSFATDSGQEEMVNLLEGVTIKAYSRTGIEWTIRGKSLEVVGKDVKLYEAELFSTEANIKAVQAYIDRSTGEGMLTEGVEVKSEDITAKTQSAYINLNEGKIWGEGNVQILQGENLIRGKGFEITLKPLKVIINRARTDIR; encoded by the coding sequence ATGCTTAGGAGTTTAGTCTTTAGTTTACTGATAATATTTCTTGCTTTCACTGTTAGGATGTATATAGACAGCTTTGCAACAGATAGTGGACAAGAAGAGATGGTAAACCTCCTTGAGGGCGTAACAATAAAAGCCTATAGTAGGACTGGTATTGAGTGGACTATAAGGGGTAAGAGCCTTGAGGTGGTTGGCAAGGACGTTAAGCTCTACGAGGCGGAGCTCTTTTCAACGGAGGCTAACATAAAGGCTGTTCAGGCTTATATAGACAGGTCTACAGGAGAAGGAATGCTCACAGAAGGGGTGGAGGTTAAGTCTGAAGACATTACCGCAAAGACACAAAGCGCATACATAAACCTAAATGAGGGTAAAATATGGGGAGAAGGGAACGTCCAAATATTGCAGGGAGAAAATCTCATAAGGGGTAAGGGCTTTGAGATAACCCTAAAGCCTCTAAAAGTTATAATTAATAGAGCGAGGACGGACATAAGATGA
- the lptA gene encoding lipopolysaccharide transport periplasmic protein LptA, which translates to MRKVVILLFLIPTLMFAQPIVGEADNLTYEKDKVVYSGNVRITRGDMLLTANRVVINLDENRRARLIEAEGNARYTEGNRRASANKMVYDMQNEVITLIGKARVEEGQNFLEADEIVYYRKEDRAVAVSKNSRVRTFYVEEKDEKNRPNRKP; encoded by the coding sequence ATGAGAAAGGTTGTAATTCTTTTGTTCTTAATACCTACGCTTATGTTTGCACAGCCCATAGTAGGCGAAGCGGACAATCTCACCTATGAGAAGGATAAGGTGGTGTATTCAGGAAATGTGAGAATCACAAGAGGGGACATGCTGCTTACTGCAAACAGAGTAGTTATAAACTTGGACGAAAACAGAAGGGCAAGGCTCATAGAAGCGGAGGGAAATGCAAGATATACGGAGGGAAACAGAAGAGCCTCTGCTAACAAAATGGTCTACGACATGCAGAACGAGGTTATAACCCTTATAGGAAAAGCAAGAGTGGAGGAAGGACAGAATTTCCTTGAAGCGGACGAGATAGTTTACTACAGAAAAGAAGATAGGGCGGTTGCGGTCAGTAAAAATTCACGGGTAAGAACCTTCTATGTGGAGGAAAAGGATGAAAAAAACAGACCTAATAGAAAGCCTTAG
- a CDS encoding HU family DNA-binding protein, translated as MKKTDLIESLRKEFNIKNRADAKLFVDSFFEEIVNLVLEKGRLELRGFGVFKIRRLSGRFIKNPKTGIEMYVEERYSIGFKPSSLFNKEHDKV; from the coding sequence ATGAAAAAAACAGACCTAATAGAAAGCCTTAGGAAGGAGTTTAATATAAAAAACAGGGCGGACGCTAAGCTCTTTGTGGACAGTTTTTTTGAAGAGATAGTTAACCTTGTTCTTGAAAAGGGTAGGCTTGAGCTCAGAGGCTTTGGCGTTTTTAAGATAAGGAGGCTGAGCGGAAGGTTTATAAAGAACCCCAAGACTGGCATAGAGATGTATGTGGAAGAAAGGTATAGCATAGGCTTTAAACCCTCAAGTCTTTTCAATAAAGAGCATGATAAGGTTTGA
- a CDS encoding NAD(P)/FAD-dependent oxidoreductase — protein sequence MIRFDVLIVGGGPAGSSCAYRLAKAGKRVLVVDIKRSIGKPVQCAEFVPIQLYHQFKEFFPEEAIAQRVKNMVHFTPWGEVVSMWSEGFVLNREVFDAQIAKLAQEQGAVYMLRTQFLGFEDGFAWLEEIDTREKFPVKADFVVGADGPRSKVARLTGEKTQTFLTTAQSTLELTKELEDLLIYFRDYIPGGYGWVFPKGRLANVGVGVDPDYGVNVMESLKRFVEEVVAEGVVEKQVIKRTGGWIPADGLLPLVRKRVLLVGDAGGFCHPITGGGIANAVISGDMAGKALCEDSPEEFEEEAQEVFGSTLWRASEKRKKHMKRWDNLKEIIPKTWIAFEEYWRII from the coding sequence ATGATAAGGTTTGATGTTTTAATAGTTGGAGGAGGTCCAGCAGGCTCTTCTTGTGCCTATAGGCTTGCAAAGGCTGGTAAAAGGGTTTTGGTGGTTGACATAAAAAGAAGTATAGGAAAGCCTGTGCAATGTGCGGAGTTTGTCCCTATTCAGCTATACCATCAGTTTAAGGAGTTCTTTCCAGAAGAAGCTATAGCTCAGAGGGTAAAGAATATGGTTCATTTTACACCTTGGGGAGAGGTGGTAAGTATGTGGTCGGAGGGCTTTGTATTAAACAGAGAGGTCTTTGACGCTCAGATAGCCAAGCTGGCACAGGAGCAGGGTGCGGTATATATGCTTAGAACACAATTTTTGGGCTTTGAAGATGGTTTTGCATGGCTTGAAGAGATTGACACGAGAGAAAAGTTTCCAGTAAAGGCGGACTTTGTAGTGGGTGCGGACGGACCAAGGTCAAAGGTGGCAAGGCTCACTGGTGAAAAAACCCAGACATTTCTCACCACTGCACAAAGCACATTGGAGCTGACAAAGGAGCTTGAAGACCTTCTTATATACTTTAGAGACTACATACCTGGAGGATACGGCTGGGTCTTTCCAAAGGGAAGGCTCGCCAACGTGGGAGTGGGGGTTGACCCAGATTATGGAGTTAATGTGATGGAAAGTCTCAAAAGGTTCGTAGAAGAGGTTGTTGCAGAGGGTGTAGTAGAGAAGCAAGTAATAAAAAGAACGGGCGGATGGATACCTGCGGATGGGCTACTGCCTTTGGTAAGAAAGAGGGTTCTGCTTGTGGGGGATGCGGGTGGCTTTTGTCATCCCATAACTGGCGGTGGAATAGCCAACGCGGTCATATCGGGGGATATGGCAGGTAAAGCATTATGTGAGGATTCTCCAGAAGAGTTTGAAGAGGAAGCTCAAGAGGTCTTTGGGAGCACCCTCTGGAGGGCATCAGAAAAGAGGAAAAAACACATGAAAAGATGGGACAACCTAAAGGAAATAATCCCAAAAACATGGATAGCCTTTGAAGAATATTGGCGTATAATTTAA
- a CDS encoding family 1 encapsulin nanocompartment shell protein, producing the protein MDFLGRDQSPLTFEEWEQLESAVIDVAKKTLVCRRFMPIIGPIGVGHQVIAYDVYLGVEPGVCEVKPGEESEACEPVRTGRRKYITLPTIFKPFSITWRDIEYFRQFNLPIDTSQASAAAFATAVAEDTLIIHGNPKMEIEGFLTVEGRQSMSMSDWDVLGNAFNDAALGISKLSEKGFYGPYYLLLNPRDYFKLNRVYHNTGLLEIEQIKKLVSDVYHTPIVPEGKAILLSTGPQNMDLVLGLDFSLAYVESTNMVHHFRVMEIVAPRIKRPGAIMVIGEK; encoded by the coding sequence ATGGACTTTTTAGGAAGAGACCAATCACCACTTACTTTTGAAGAATGGGAGCAATTAGAAAGTGCGGTTATTGATGTGGCTAAAAAGACCCTTGTATGCAGAAGGTTTATGCCAATTATAGGACCTATAGGTGTCGGGCATCAGGTAATAGCCTACGATGTTTACCTTGGGGTAGAACCGGGAGTATGTGAGGTGAAACCAGGAGAAGAGAGCGAAGCCTGCGAGCCTGTGAGAACAGGAAGAAGAAAATACATAACCCTTCCCACCATATTCAAGCCTTTCTCCATAACTTGGAGAGACATTGAATACTTCAGACAATTTAACTTGCCAATTGATACCTCTCAGGCATCTGCTGCAGCCTTTGCCACTGCAGTGGCGGAAGATACCCTCATAATTCACGGCAATCCAAAAATGGAAATAGAGGGTTTTCTTACCGTGGAAGGAAGGCAGAGCATGTCCATGAGCGATTGGGATGTGCTTGGCAACGCCTTTAACGATGCAGCTCTGGGTATATCAAAGCTCTCGGAGAAGGGATTTTATGGACCATACTATCTTCTACTGAACCCAAGGGACTACTTTAAGCTCAATAGGGTCTATCACAACACGGGACTTCTTGAGATTGAGCAGATTAAAAAGCTGGTTTCTGATGTATACCACACACCTATAGTCCCAGAAGGAAAGGCTATTCTCCTGTCCACAGGACCACAAAATATGGACCTTGTCCTTGGGCTTGACTTTAGCCTTGCCTATGTGGAATCTACCAACATGGTGCACCACTTTAGAGTTATGGAAATAGTCGCACCACGCATAAAGAGACCTGGTGCCATAATGGTAATAGGCGAAAAGTGA
- a CDS encoding vWA domain-containing protein, which yields MKERWKVIEKLLSDEYDIEVQASYEGWGAGYDPKFLPLTEMWAKGEIEDVPEPVKRPSGIAFYLQEVSNKPEEEAINIIRHEIEYLFSTDLYLWRIGQREFYKFGFTPTSFLVLYAVLESIKTDERLIKSHPDSLQTVKKHYKNIFNNLETYYPHHLFAISLLENWLGEGNYQKDTQKFLQEYLNAKSRDAYDIIMEDLFGRYMSHIEKAQDINYVDLLLEEARGKTRVDAHRGRIMTDLLKKLPEHLQEIIVQNKDKRAVDISEADRKEILKSLKAVPDWMRDYLKQMSYINLIERDVEFIRHFLPKTLEVDIEHRGFLSFIIKGWEEQSSSSSQSGFGRSKREKTEEDRLYEKAYGLGKEDFMVYKRMLSDILPHIDALKRKLVKLMPQEEEGWTGKHFYGRRIDTKSLSVEAPLGRGKIYMRRHIPVRKELAFKLLIDISTSMKREDKIQNAIKALLLFSEVIESLKMSFSIDVFSDRVFRLKAFSEDYKSVKWKIVELFNLLGGGTNLEKALIYSYEDLQTFCLKNHIRGCIVVFSDGEPTRGLKGQELKSLIAQIKARIPIIGIGVGTERNYTDYYFEKSAIRIRSISELPTAFTRIIENQARRLLSFQ from the coding sequence GTGAAAGAGCGTTGGAAGGTAATAGAGAAGCTCCTTTCTGATGAGTATGACATAGAGGTTCAGGCAAGCTACGAGGGTTGGGGAGCTGGCTATGACCCTAAGTTTCTACCTCTCACCGAAATGTGGGCAAAGGGGGAAATAGAGGATGTGCCAGAACCAGTAAAGCGACCCTCTGGCATTGCCTTCTATCTTCAGGAAGTCTCTAACAAACCAGAAGAGGAAGCCATAAATATCATAAGGCATGAGATAGAGTATCTTTTTAGCACTGACCTCTACCTTTGGAGGATTGGTCAAAGGGAATTCTATAAATTTGGCTTTACGCCTACGTCCTTTTTAGTGCTTTATGCGGTTTTGGAGTCTATAAAAACAGACGAAAGGCTTATAAAAAGCCATCCAGATAGCTTGCAAACTGTAAAAAAGCATTACAAAAACATATTTAATAACTTAGAAACCTACTATCCACACCACCTTTTTGCTATTTCTCTTCTGGAAAACTGGCTTGGTGAAGGGAACTATCAAAAAGATACACAGAAATTCCTCCAAGAGTATCTAAATGCAAAAAGCAGGGATGCCTATGACATAATTATGGAGGACCTCTTTGGAAGATACATGAGTCATATAGAAAAGGCACAAGACATAAACTATGTTGACCTGCTTTTGGAAGAGGCAAGAGGAAAGACCAGAGTTGATGCCCACAGAGGCAGGATAATGACAGACCTTCTAAAGAAACTACCAGAACATCTTCAAGAGATAATAGTGCAAAACAAGGACAAAAGGGCGGTTGATATATCAGAAGCGGACAGAAAAGAAATACTCAAAAGTCTAAAGGCAGTCCCAGACTGGATGCGAGACTACCTAAAGCAGATGTCTTACATAAACTTGATAGAGAGGGATGTGGAGTTTATAAGACACTTTTTGCCAAAAACCCTTGAGGTTGATATAGAACACAGAGGCTTTTTGAGCTTTATTATAAAGGGATGGGAAGAGCAGTCTTCTTCCTCTTCTCAGTCTGGCTTTGGAAGAAGCAAAAGGGAAAAAACAGAAGAGGACAGACTGTATGAGAAGGCTTACGGTCTTGGAAAGGAAGACTTTATGGTTTACAAAAGAATGCTCTCTGATATTTTGCCACACATAGACGCTTTAAAGAGAAAACTGGTCAAACTCATGCCACAAGAAGAAGAAGGTTGGACCGGAAAGCACTTCTATGGTAGAAGGATTGATACTAAAAGCCTAAGCGTGGAAGCTCCTCTTGGAAGAGGAAAAATATACATGAGAAGGCATATACCAGTAAGAAAAGAGTTAGCCTTCAAGCTCCTCATAGATATTTCCACTTCTATGAAAAGAGAGGACAAAATACAAAACGCCATAAAGGCTCTTTTGCTTTTTTCAGAGGTTATAGAAAGCCTTAAAATGTCCTTTTCCATAGATGTGTTTTCAGACAGGGTTTTTAGACTAAAGGCGTTTTCAGAGGACTACAAAAGTGTAAAGTGGAAGATAGTAGAGCTTTTTAACCTGCTGGGCGGTGGGACAAACCTTGAAAAAGCCCTTATATATTCTTATGAAGACCTTCAGACCTTCTGCTTGAAAAATCACATTAGGGGATGTATTGTAGTTTTTTCTGATGGAGAGCCCACAAGAGGTCTAAAAGGTCAAGAGCTAAAAAGCCTTATAGCACAGATAAAGGCAAGAATACCAATCATAGGCATAGGAGTTGGCACAGAAAGAAATTACACAGACTATTACTTTGAGAAAAGTGCTATAAGGATAAGGAGCATAAGCGAGCTTCCTACTGCCTTTACAAGGATAATAGAAAATCAGGCAAGGAGGCTTCTATCCTTTCAATAG
- a CDS encoding pantothenate kinase, whose protein sequence is MKVYNKEDLSYKNIVVLEDGKPPEKIEVTEDIIKIYSSRKVFEIPAKSLRGKAILDRLNYQGELTQEIYI, encoded by the coding sequence ATGAAAGTTTACAACAAGGAAGATTTATCATACAAGAATATAGTGGTGCTTGAAGATGGCAAGCCTCCCGAAAAGATTGAAGTTACAGAGGATATTATAAAAATCTACTCCTCAAGAAAGGTCTTTGAAATACCCGCAAAATCCCTGAGAGGAAAAGCTATTCTTGATAGGCTAAACTATCAGGGCGAGCTTACACAAGAGATATATATTTAG
- the bioB gene encoding biotin synthase BioB, whose protein sequence is MDRVESFLFEVSEKAIAYEPIDKETALKLLQIPDQYIALMVYLAQKVKNHFHPPDKVEFCSIINAKSGACSEDCKFCAQSKFYKTPINIYNLVPKEEILEGAYRGVEFGANRYCVVLSGRSATKEEVEKICEGIEEINKEELPINVCVSAGTLDEESLKKLKSAGVRRVNHNLEASENFFPKIVSTHTWRERYETIKRIKSVGLSTCCGGIFGMGESDEDRVDLALTYRELEVDSIPLNFLMPIEGTPMETAPGVSPLEALKIIAMFRFTNPKAELRLCGGREQNLRDFHGMAVLMTNAMMVGGYLTRAGRDIKKDYQLLKDLRYERLLQIEVPNGNIS, encoded by the coding sequence ATGGACAGAGTGGAGAGCTTTCTTTTTGAAGTTTCAGAAAAGGCTATAGCCTACGAGCCCATAGATAAGGAAACCGCACTAAAACTTTTGCAAATACCAGACCAATACATTGCTCTTATGGTCTATCTGGCACAAAAGGTAAAAAATCACTTTCATCCACCAGACAAAGTAGAGTTCTGCTCCATAATAAACGCAAAAAGTGGTGCCTGTTCAGAAGATTGCAAGTTCTGTGCCCAGTCCAAGTTTTACAAAACGCCCATAAACATATACAACCTTGTGCCTAAGGAGGAAATCTTAGAGGGTGCCTATAGAGGTGTGGAGTTTGGTGCAAATAGATATTGCGTTGTTCTTAGTGGTAGGTCTGCAACGAAAGAAGAAGTAGAAAAAATATGTGAAGGCATAGAAGAGATAAATAAGGAGGAGCTACCCATAAATGTCTGTGTCTCTGCTGGAACTCTTGATGAGGAATCCCTCAAGAAGTTAAAATCCGCAGGAGTTAGAAGAGTAAACCATAACCTTGAGGCATCGGAGAACTTTTTCCCTAAGATAGTAAGCACACACACGTGGAGAGAGAGGTATGAGACCATAAAAAGGATTAAGTCCGTGGGGCTTTCCACTTGTTGTGGTGGAATTTTTGGCATGGGAGAGTCCGACGAAGATAGAGTTGACCTTGCACTTACATACAGAGAGTTGGAGGTGGATTCTATACCGCTTAACTTCCTTATGCCTATAGAAGGAACGCCTATGGAAACTGCTCCGGGCGTAAGCCCCCTTGAAGCTCTCAAAATAATAGCCATGTTTAGGTTTACAAACCCAAAAGCGGAGCTAAGGCTCTGCGGAGGAAGAGAGCAAAACTTGAGAGACTTTCACGGTATGGCAGTTCTTATGACTAACGCCATGATGGTGGGTGGCTATCTCACAAGAGCAGGAAGGGACATAAAGAAGGATTATCAGCTTCTTAAGGACTTAAGATACGAAAGGCTCCTTCAGATAGAGGTGCCTAATGGAAACATCTCGTAG
- a CDS encoding YifB family Mg chelatase-like AAA ATPase — protein MFCRVKSGGVLGIEGFEVDVEVDIANGLPQFSIVGLGDKAINEARERVRSALKNIGFQLPVKRITVNLSPSHLKKQGTHYDLPIALGILKLSTGIDFPEDYVVLGELSLDGKINPVKGVLPIVLSLRGLGYKRFIVPEGNAKEAGLVKDVEVYGFESLRDVLDFFSGSLSKKPVEVNLEEVFEQNLSFDVDFSEVYGQHQAKRAMEISAAGFHPVLLVGPPGAGKSMLAKRLITIMPPLSFEESVEITRIYSVAGLLSEDKPLITKRPFRNPLTNASDSALVGGGTVPQPGEISLAHRGVLFLDEFPEFSRKAIESLRQPLEDGKVTVSRVGGRITFPAEFLLVVAMNPCACGNYGNPYKACVCTPMQLKAYQSRISGPIMDRIDLKVWVYPVEKEDLLKMSSGESSAQIRQRVVKAVEIQRERFKNSPTKYNSRMTNDQVKKYCEMTQEAKSLLQSAMDRLNLTGRGYMKTLKMARTIADLEGEEKIASHHIAEALQYRINEKAPTL, from the coding sequence ATGTTCTGTCGTGTAAAAAGCGGTGGGGTTCTGGGAATAGAGGGTTTTGAAGTAGATGTAGAGGTAGATATTGCTAACGGCTTGCCTCAGTTTTCTATTGTAGGTCTTGGAGACAAAGCCATAAACGAAGCAAGGGAGAGGGTAAGGTCTGCCCTCAAAAACATTGGCTTTCAACTACCTGTAAAAAGGATAACCGTAAACCTCTCACCCTCACACCTCAAAAAACAGGGAACGCACTATGACCTACCTATAGCCTTGGGTATCCTTAAGCTCTCAACAGGCATAGATTTTCCCGAAGACTATGTGGTTCTTGGTGAGCTGTCTCTTGATGGTAAGATAAACCCAGTTAAGGGTGTCCTACCAATAGTCCTCTCTCTAAGAGGTCTTGGCTACAAAAGGTTTATTGTTCCAGAAGGAAACGCAAAGGAGGCCGGTCTTGTCAAAGATGTAGAAGTTTATGGTTTTGAGAGCCTAAGGGATGTGTTGGATTTTTTCAGTGGGAGTCTTTCCAAAAAGCCAGTGGAGGTGAACTTAGAGGAGGTCTTTGAACAAAACCTTTCCTTTGATGTGGACTTTAGCGAGGTTTATGGTCAGCATCAGGCAAAAAGGGCTATGGAAATATCCGCAGCAGGCTTTCATCCCGTCCTTTTAGTGGGTCCGCCCGGTGCTGGCAAAAGCATGCTTGCCAAAAGGCTCATTACCATTATGCCACCCTTGAGCTTTGAAGAATCGGTGGAGATAACGCGTATATACAGCGTTGCAGGTCTCTTGAGCGAGGACAAACCTCTTATAACAAAAAGACCCTTTAGAAACCCTCTAACAAACGCCTCAGATTCTGCTCTTGTAGGTGGTGGCACAGTGCCACAACCCGGTGAAATATCCTTAGCACACAGAGGAGTGCTTTTCCTTGATGAGTTTCCAGAATTCAGCAGAAAGGCTATAGAGTCTCTAAGACAGCCCTTGGAAGATGGAAAGGTCACCGTGTCAAGGGTTGGAGGCAGGATAACCTTTCCTGCGGAGTTTCTGTTAGTGGTAGCCATGAACCCCTGTGCCTGTGGCAACTACGGAAATCCATACAAAGCCTGCGTATGCACTCCCATGCAGTTAAAAGCCTACCAGTCAAGGATATCTGGTCCCATAATGGATAGGATAGACCTAAAGGTTTGGGTATATCCAGTAGAAAAAGAAGACCTGCTAAAGATGTCCTCAGGCGAAAGCTCAGCACAGATTAGACAAAGGGTTGTGAAAGCTGTTGAAATTCAAAGGGAGCGTTTTAAGAATAGCCCTACTAAATACAATTCACGCATGACAAACGACCAAGTTAAGAAATACTGCGAGATGACCCAAGAAGCTAAATCTCTACTTCAAAGTGCCATGGATAGGCTAAACCTCACTGGCAGAGGTTATATGAAGACACTGAAGATGGCAAGAACCATAGCAGACCTTGAAGGAGAGGAAAAAATAGCCAGTCATCACATAGCGGAAGCCCTACAGTATAGGATAAACGAAAAAGCACCTACTCTATGA
- a CDS encoding MotE family protein, giving the protein MLRSLILLLMVFSISLPQSALQKKLREDRERKAKEEISSISKDLEEKLKRIEEERRKLEELRKTPTPREEQRPEVQKLVDIFNKASPDEAGAIMNNLEPSLAAEILLNLRERQAAAILEAMDPQKAAEVSRIVLERRGKR; this is encoded by the coding sequence ATGCTTAGGAGTTTAATCCTTCTGCTTATGGTTTTTAGTATTTCACTCCCTCAATCTGCTCTTCAGAAAAAACTTAGAGAAGACAGAGAGAGGAAGGCAAAAGAGGAGATAAGCTCCATCTCAAAAGACCTTGAAGAGAAGCTGAAAAGGATAGAAGAGGAGCGTAGAAAACTTGAAGAACTTAGAAAGACGCCAACACCAAGAGAGGAGCAAAGACCTGAAGTCCAAAAACTTGTGGATATATTCAATAAAGCATCTCCCGACGAAGCAGGTGCTATTATGAACAACCTTGAACCAAGCCTCGCTGCGGAGATTTTACTAAATCTAAGGGAAAGACAAGCGGCCGCCATATTGGAAGCTATGGACCCTCAGAAGGCGGCGGAAGTTTCAAGGATTGTGCTGGAGAGAAGAGGAAAAAGATGA